The stretch of DNA CTCAAGCGGCTCAACACCGACCGGATCGACCTCTACTACCTCCACAAGGAGGACCACGAGACGCCGCTTTCCGAGACCGTGCGGGCGATGGCCGACCTGATCAGGGCCGGCAAGGTGCGCTATTTCGGGGTCTCCAACCACCGCGCCTGGCGGGTGGCGGAGATCTGCCGCCTCTGCGACGAGCACGGCATCGACCGGCCGGCGGCGAGCCAGCCCTATTACAACGCCCTCAATCGGATGCCGGAGGTCGAGCACCTGCCCGCCTGCGCCCATTACGGGCTCGGCGTCGTGCCCTATTCGCCGCTCGCCCGCGGCGTGCTGACGGCGAAGTACCGTCCCGGCGAGACGCCGCCCGAGGGCACCCGCGCCGGGCGCGGCGACACCCGGATGATGCAGACCGAGTGGCGTCCCGAGAGCCTGCGCATCGCCGAGCAGCTGAAGGCCCATGCGGAAGCGAAGGGCGCCTCGGTGATCGACTTCGCGGTGGCCTGGGTGCTCAACAACCGCGCCGTCACGGCGGTGATCGCGGGCCCGCGCACCCTCGACCAGTGGCGGGCCTATGCGGGCGCGCTTGCCTACCGCTTCACCCCGGAGGACGAGGCCCTGGTCGACGGCCTGGTGCCGGCGGGCCATCCCTCGACCCCGGGCTACACCGACCCGGCCTATCCGCTCGAGGGCCGCGCCACCTGGACGGCGGAGTGAGGGTGAGCCACGCTCGCCATCGTCAGGCTGACGGCGCATCCGGTGTGGATGACGCCGT from Methylobacterium aquaticum encodes:
- a CDS encoding aldo/keto reductase, translated to MEYRTLGRSGLKVSPLCLGTMMFGGPTPDDEAARIVAEARDQGINFIDTANAYTEGRSEEVVGRAIARDRDAWVLATKVANAMGPGPNDRGLSRAHIVQACEASLKRLNTDRIDLYYLHKEDHETPLSETVRAMADLIRAGKVRYFGVSNHRAWRVAEICRLCDEHGIDRPAASQPYYNALNRMPEVEHLPACAHYGLGVVPYSPLARGVLTAKYRPGETPPEGTRAGRGDTRMMQTEWRPESLRIAEQLKAHAEAKGASVIDFAVAWVLNNRAVTAVIAGPRTLDQWRAYAGALAYRFTPEDEALVDGLVPAGHPSTPGYTDPAYPLEGRATWTAE